The following are encoded together in the candidate division KSB1 bacterium genome:
- a CDS encoding STAS domain-containing protein: protein MEGIQISLSKVGARRDIALIRVKGYIDTQTCAEMLREMTSVLKQGVFHIIVDMGQVNYVSSAGWGVFVGEIKGIRENGGDLKLVQMMPEVYDVFEMLEFHRILECYDSIEEAIDDFDLSIGLDVTKSVFQAFSSRESGSPQVAVTPPPMSRPAIMRDGDGARTKPRPAFTKPKGKEHALPFTEKIKAIVVGNPTLGAWKIRQELNTERFGYTKVSWWKVYQTLRALNLATKTQRYRFYRSR from the coding sequence ATGGAAGGAATTCAAATATCACTCAGCAAAGTCGGCGCGCGCCGCGACATTGCGCTGATTCGCGTCAAGGGCTATATCGATACGCAAACCTGTGCCGAAATGCTGCGGGAAATGACCTCGGTGTTGAAACAAGGCGTTTTCCACATCATCGTCGACATGGGGCAGGTGAACTATGTCAGCTCCGCTGGTTGGGGCGTTTTCGTCGGCGAGATCAAAGGCATTCGCGAAAACGGCGGCGATCTCAAACTCGTGCAAATGATGCCGGAAGTCTATGACGTTTTTGAGATGCTCGAATTTCATCGCATTCTCGAATGCTATGACAGCATCGAAGAAGCCATCGACGATTTTGATTTATCCATCGGGTTGGATGTGACCAAGAGCGTTTTTCAGGCTTTTTCATCGCGAGAAAGCGGTTCTCCGCAAGTGGCTGTGACTCCCCCTCCCATGAGCAGGCCGGCGATAATGCGAGATGGAGACGGCGCTCGTACCAAACCGCGCCCGGCTTTTACCAAGCCCAAAGGCAAAGAACACGCCCTGCCGTTTACGGAAAAAATCAAAGCCATCGTTGTCGGCAATCCGACCTTGGGCGCTTGGAAAATTCGTCAAGAGCTCAATACGGAAAGGTTTGGCTATACGAAAGTCAGTTGGTGGAAGGTTTATCAAACCTTGCGAGCGTTAAACTTGGCGACAAAGACGCAACGCTATCGCTTCTACCGCTCCCGATGA
- a CDS encoding polysaccharide biosynthesis/export family protein: MKNQSWRSVVVMFTTFGLALSAMAPPALAQTRSTTRSSETSTRSSSEFAPGDGIRIKAWRDVSIPGTSDVGGLGLNDDFIIDSRGNVTLPIIGEIRATGHTRRSLARAIEDTLGIRAIRISCSPLIRVTLFGAVNKPGSYLAEPKESLWGLINEAGGPGNNADIKKIYVERSGQVVVKDLMQAFEQAHSLEQLGVRSGDQIYVPGVSRFNFRIIVDYVTLTTSFILLYFQFRDINRRN; encoded by the coding sequence ATGAAAAATCAGTCTTGGCGTTCTGTTGTTGTGATGTTTACCACCTTCGGGCTTGCTCTCTCCGCGATGGCGCCGCCGGCGTTGGCGCAAACGCGATCAACCACGCGCAGTTCGGAAACCTCCACTCGTTCATCCTCGGAGTTCGCCCCTGGCGATGGGATTCGTATCAAAGCCTGGCGCGATGTGAGCATTCCCGGCACCAGCGATGTGGGCGGCCTGGGCCTCAATGACGATTTCATCATTGACAGCCGCGGTAATGTCACCTTGCCGATTATTGGCGAGATACGCGCCACCGGTCACACGCGCCGGAGCCTGGCGCGCGCCATTGAAGACACGCTGGGCATCCGCGCCATCCGCATCTCGTGCTCGCCGCTCATTCGCGTCACCTTGTTTGGCGCCGTGAACAAGCCCGGCTCTTATTTGGCCGAGCCGAAGGAATCGCTCTGGGGTCTCATCAACGAAGCCGGCGGTCCGGGCAACAACGCCGACATAAAAAAAATTTATGTTGAGCGCTCCGGCCAGGTGGTGGTAAAAGACCTGATGCAGGCGTTTGAGCAGGCGCATTCTTTGGAGCAGCTCGGCGTGCGCTCCGGCGATCAAATTTACGTGCCGGGCGTTTCGCGTTTTAATTTTCGCATCATCGTTGATTACGTGACCTTGACCACCTCGTTTATCCTGCTTTATTTTCAATTTCGCGATATTAACAGGCGTAATTAA